In one Curtobacterium citreum genomic region, the following are encoded:
- a CDS encoding ATP-binding protein: MKRGKLRVLLGAAPGVGKTFTMLEEGHRMQAEGRDVVVAVVETHERAATAALVDGLEVVPRRIVEHRGVSLDDMDLDAVVARAPDVALVDELAHTNAPGSQNEKRWQDVEALLAAGISVISTVNIQHMQSLGDVVREITGTVQRETVPDAVVRAADQIEVVDLAPASLRERLSDGLVYPAARIDAALSNYFRLGNLTALREIALLWLADEVDDALKAYRAEHGIDHRWETRERVLVALTGGPEGETLLRRGARIAARSAGGELAAVHVTTNDGLRVRHPGALGKQRTLLEQLGGTYHQVVGDDVPTTLVRFAKSIDATQIVIGVSRRTRLAAAITGPGIGNTVIQESGDIDVHVVTHERAGGGFALPKLGGSLSRARIAAAFVLSLTVGPLLTWLLSRTNDPDSITVDVLAYQLLVLVVALVGGMWPAVFAAVLSGLSLDFFFVQPLYQVTVQQPWHLVALVMYVISAVLVSFVVDRSARRSRAARRAAAESGLLVGIAGSVLRGDDALQALLDRTREAFGFTGVRIRQGDEVPATSGTFAGAPDATTSLPSGAVLEFSGAPDDPTQRRLLRVVEQQLDAAVEHRELTRTAVDAERIAAADRVRSAILAAVGHDVRRPIAAASAAVQTLHAADIELSPADREALLTTADESLRQLAGLLADLLDVSRVQAGVLAVTPLPTALETVVAPALDELELGPDDVDLDLPGDLPPVLADPVLLQRVVVNLLANASRYAPDGTRVRVAASAFGGGVELRVADRGPGIPEDRRDDVFQPFQRLGDTDNETGLGLGLALARGFTEGMGGTIEVDDTPGGGLTVVVRLPIAGHLGVDVK; this comes from the coding sequence GTGAAGCGAGGCAAACTGCGGGTCCTGCTCGGCGCGGCCCCCGGCGTCGGCAAGACGTTCACGATGCTCGAGGAGGGGCACCGCATGCAGGCCGAGGGCCGCGACGTGGTGGTCGCCGTCGTCGAGACCCACGAGCGTGCCGCCACCGCCGCCCTGGTCGACGGGCTCGAGGTCGTCCCGCGCCGGATCGTCGAGCACCGCGGGGTGTCCCTCGACGACATGGACCTCGACGCCGTCGTCGCCAGGGCCCCCGACGTCGCCCTGGTCGACGAGCTCGCGCACACGAACGCCCCCGGCAGCCAGAACGAGAAGCGGTGGCAGGACGTCGAGGCGCTCCTCGCCGCGGGCATCAGCGTCATCTCGACCGTGAACATCCAGCACATGCAGTCCCTCGGCGACGTCGTCCGCGAGATCACCGGCACGGTGCAGCGCGAGACCGTCCCGGACGCCGTGGTCCGCGCCGCCGACCAGATCGAGGTCGTGGACCTCGCCCCGGCGTCCCTGCGCGAGCGGCTGTCGGACGGGCTGGTCTACCCGGCCGCCCGTATCGACGCGGCCCTGTCGAACTACTTCCGACTCGGCAACCTCACCGCCCTGCGCGAGATCGCCCTGCTCTGGCTCGCCGACGAGGTCGACGACGCGCTCAAGGCCTACCGCGCCGAGCACGGCATCGACCACCGCTGGGAGACCCGCGAGCGCGTGCTCGTCGCCCTGACCGGCGGGCCCGAGGGCGAGACCCTGCTGCGCCGCGGTGCCCGCATCGCGGCCCGCAGCGCCGGCGGCGAGCTCGCGGCCGTGCACGTCACGACGAACGACGGGCTCCGCGTCCGGCACCCGGGCGCCCTCGGCAAGCAGCGCACCCTGCTCGAACAGCTCGGGGGGACGTACCACCAGGTCGTCGGCGACGACGTGCCGACCACCCTGGTCCGCTTCGCGAAGTCGATCGACGCGACCCAGATCGTCATCGGCGTCAGTCGGCGCACACGGCTGGCCGCCGCCATCACCGGCCCCGGCATCGGCAACACGGTCATCCAGGAGTCCGGCGACATCGACGTGCACGTCGTCACGCACGAACGGGCCGGCGGCGGGTTCGCACTGCCGAAGCTCGGCGGCAGCCTGTCCCGGGCCCGGATCGCCGCGGCGTTCGTGCTGTCGCTCACGGTCGGGCCGCTCCTCACCTGGCTCCTGTCGCGCACGAACGACCCGGACTCCATCACGGTGGACGTGCTCGCGTACCAGCTGCTCGTGCTCGTCGTGGCCCTGGTCGGGGGGATGTGGCCCGCCGTCTTCGCCGCGGTGCTGTCCGGGCTGAGCCTCGACTTCTTCTTCGTGCAACCCCTCTACCAGGTCACCGTTCAGCAGCCGTGGCACCTCGTGGCCCTCGTGATGTACGTGATCAGCGCCGTGCTCGTCAGCTTCGTGGTCGACCGGTCCGCGCGCCGGAGCCGTGCGGCCCGTCGGGCGGCGGCCGAGTCGGGGCTCCTCGTCGGGATCGCCGGCAGCGTCCTCCGCGGCGACGACGCCCTGCAGGCGCTCCTCGACCGGACGCGCGAGGCGTTCGGGTTCACCGGCGTGCGGATCCGGCAGGGCGACGAGGTCCCGGCCACGTCGGGCACGTTCGCGGGCGCGCCGGACGCGACCACGAGCCTCCCGTCCGGTGCCGTCCTGGAGTTCTCCGGTGCCCCCGACGACCCGACCCAGCGCCGACTGCTGCGGGTCGTCGAGCAGCAGCTCGACGCCGCCGTCGAGCACCGCGAGCTGACCCGCACCGCGGTCGACGCGGAGCGCATCGCGGCCGCGGACCGGGTACGGAGCGCCATCCTCGCGGCCGTCGGCCACGACGTGCGGCGGCCGATCGCGGCCGCGTCGGCGGCCGTGCAGACGCTGCACGCCGCCGACATCGAACTGTCCCCGGCCGACCGGGAGGCCCTGCTCACCACCGCCGACGAGAGCCTGCGCCAACTCGCCGGTCTGCTGGCCGACCTGCTCGACGTGAGCCGCGTGCAGGCCGGGGTGCTCGCCGTCACGCCGCTGCCGACCGCCCTCGAGACGGTCGTCGCACCCGCCCTCGACGAACTCGAGCTCGGACCGGACGACGTCGACCTCGACCTGCCGGGCGACCTGCCGCCCGTCCTCGCCGACCCCGTGCTGCTGCAGCGCGTCGTCGTGAACCTGCTCGCGAACGCGAGCCGCTACGCGCCGGACGGCACCCGGGTCCGCGTCGCCGCGAGCGCCTTCGGTGGCGGGGTCGAACTCCGTGTCGCCGACCGCGGACCCGGCATCCCCGAGGACCGACGCGACGACGTCTTCCAGCCGTTCCAGCGGCTCGGGGACACCGACAACGAGACCGGCCTCGGGCTGGGACTCGCGCTCGCACGCGGGTTCACCGAGGGCATGGGCGGCACGATCGAGGTCGACGACACCCCCGGCGGGGGCCTGACCGTCGTCGTGCGGCTGCCGATCGCCGGACACCTGGGAGTGGATGTCAAGTGA
- a CDS encoding ArnT family glycosyltransferase: MTETIPAERPRLLPPPTRPHGVRDRLAGLVRGRADAARWERPAFLGLLLATGVLYVVNLSVNGWANAFYTAAVQAGSQSWEAFFYGSSDAANAITVDKPPAFLWVIGISVRLFGLNSWAVLVPQALMGVASVAVLYRIVRRRFSAGAALVAGAVLATTPVATLMFRYDNPDALLVLLTVGAIALTLRGVESGRMRWVVWAGVLVGLGFLTKQLQAFLVLPPLVGVYLVASPRPVLRRIGHLLAAALAVVVSAGWWVAIVELVPASARPYVGGSQTNSFLELTFGYNGLGRVTGDETGSVVPGGTTGAGSWGSTGLTRLFGSEFGTQVTWLLPTALALLVVALVAVGIRRRTDPRLATVLVLGGSLLVTGLVFSFMGGIFHPYYTVALAPYIAGLVGIGAGLLWQRRSELAWRMVAAAVVALSGAWSFALLSQASSWQPWIRWVVVAAALAGAVLVLLPPRGRGLAGATVATVLVAALLGPTAFSVQTTTVGHTGALPTAGPSVSSGGFGGGRGGAPGGQGGPGGQGAPAGTGGPGGQAAGGVPGSQTDGQAAGGQAAGGRPGGTTSGGMNLLGGSTAVSDAVVSTLSADADDYTWAAATVGSNSAASYQLATGDPVMAIGGYNGTDPAPTLAEFQRLVAAGKIHWFVGGSSGTGSANSSGSDAAEQIAEWVAAHYEAETVDGVTMYDLTPTS; the protein is encoded by the coding sequence ATGACCGAGACGATCCCCGCCGAGCGACCGCGCCTGCTCCCACCTCCCACCCGTCCCCACGGCGTCCGGGACCGCCTGGCCGGTCTCGTCCGGGGCCGGGCCGACGCCGCACGGTGGGAGCGTCCGGCGTTCCTCGGCCTGCTGTTGGCGACGGGTGTGCTCTACGTCGTGAACCTCAGCGTGAACGGCTGGGCGAACGCGTTCTACACCGCGGCCGTCCAGGCGGGCAGCCAGAGCTGGGAGGCGTTCTTCTACGGGTCCTCCGACGCCGCGAACGCGATCACCGTCGACAAGCCTCCGGCGTTCCTGTGGGTGATCGGCATCTCGGTGCGGCTGTTCGGACTGAACTCCTGGGCGGTCCTCGTGCCGCAGGCGCTGATGGGTGTCGCGTCGGTCGCGGTCCTGTACCGGATCGTCCGGCGGCGGTTCTCGGCCGGGGCCGCGCTCGTCGCCGGGGCGGTGCTCGCCACGACGCCGGTGGCGACGCTGATGTTCCGCTACGACAACCCCGACGCGCTGCTCGTGCTGCTGACCGTCGGCGCGATCGCCCTGACCCTGCGCGGGGTCGAGTCGGGTCGGATGCGCTGGGTGGTCTGGGCCGGGGTGCTCGTCGGGCTCGGGTTCCTGACGAAGCAGCTGCAGGCGTTCCTCGTGCTCCCACCGCTCGTCGGTGTGTACCTCGTCGCGTCGCCCCGGCCGGTCCTCCGGCGGATCGGGCACCTGCTCGCCGCGGCGCTCGCCGTCGTGGTGTCCGCCGGGTGGTGGGTCGCGATCGTCGAGCTCGTGCCGGCATCGGCCCGGCCGTACGTCGGCGGGTCGCAGACGAACAGCTTCCTCGAGCTGACCTTCGGCTACAACGGCCTCGGTCGGGTCACGGGCGACGAGACCGGCAGCGTCGTCCCCGGCGGAACCACCGGCGCTGGGTCGTGGGGGTCGACCGGGCTGACGCGGCTGTTCGGCTCGGAGTTCGGCACGCAGGTCACCTGGCTCCTGCCGACCGCGCTCGCCCTGCTCGTGGTCGCCCTCGTCGCGGTCGGGATCCGGCGGCGGACCGACCCGCGGCTCGCGACCGTGCTCGTGCTGGGCGGGTCCCTGCTCGTCACGGGCCTGGTGTTCAGCTTCATGGGCGGGATCTTCCACCCGTACTACACGGTGGCCCTCGCGCCGTACATCGCCGGACTGGTCGGCATCGGCGCGGGACTGCTCTGGCAGCGCCGGAGCGAGCTCGCCTGGCGCATGGTCGCCGCGGCCGTCGTCGCGCTCTCCGGAGCGTGGTCGTTCGCCCTGCTGTCCCAGGCGTCGTCGTGGCAGCCCTGGATCCGGTGGGTGGTCGTCGCCGCGGCGCTCGCCGGGGCGGTGCTCGTCCTGCTGCCGCCGCGGGGCAGGGGTCTCGCGGGTGCCACGGTCGCCACCGTGCTCGTCGCGGCGCTGCTCGGCCCGACGGCGTTCTCGGTGCAGACCACCACGGTCGGGCACACCGGGGCGCTCCCGACCGCCGGGCCGAGTGTCTCGTCGGGTGGCTTCGGCGGCGGCCGCGGCGGTGCCCCCGGTGGCCAGGGCGGACCCGGTGGCCAGGGTGCGCCGGCGGGCACCGGTGGTCCGGGTGGCCAGGCGGCCGGTGGCGTTCCTGGCAGCCAGACCGACGGCCAGGCGGCTGGCGGCCAGGCAGCCGGTGGCCGACCCGGTGGCACGACGAGCGGGGGGATGAACCTGCTCGGCGGGTCCACCGCGGTGTCGGACGCCGTGGTCTCCACCCTGAGCGCCGACGCCGACGACTACACGTGGGCGGCCGCGACGGTCGGGTCGAACAGCGCCGCCAGCTACCAACTCGCGACGGGCGATCCGGTGATGGCGATCGGTGGCTACAACGGCACCGATCCCGCCCCGACCCTGGCGGAGTTCCAGCGGCTCGTCGCGGCGGGCAAGATCCACTGGTTCGTCGGCGGCAGCTCGGGCACCGGGAGCGCGAACAGCAGCGGGAGCGACGCCGCCGAGCAGATCGCCGAGTGGGTCGCCGCGCACTACGAGGCCGAGACGGTCGACGGCGTCACGATGTACGACCTCACGCCGACCTCCTGA
- the kdpC gene encoding potassium-transporting ATPase subunit KdpC, whose product MASVRSTFRSTGVAIRLTLLSTVVLGVAYPLAVWGVGQAAFHDQANGSMVTDSSGKVVGSSLIGQSFDGKDADRWFQSRPSAAGEKGYDANASSGSNLGPSNPDLTKAVEERRAALAKADGVSAADVPADAVTASGSGLDPDISPEYALQQVSRVASARGLSADAVRKLVDDHTESRQLGFLGEPVVNVLELNLALAATR is encoded by the coding sequence ATGGCATCCGTACGGTCCACCTTCCGCTCCACGGGCGTGGCGATCCGCCTCACCCTCCTGTCCACCGTCGTCCTCGGCGTCGCCTACCCGCTCGCGGTGTGGGGCGTCGGCCAGGCCGCCTTCCACGACCAGGCGAACGGCTCGATGGTCACCGACTCGTCGGGCAAGGTCGTCGGCTCGTCCCTCATCGGGCAGTCGTTCGACGGCAAGGACGCCGACCGGTGGTTCCAGTCGCGTCCGAGCGCCGCGGGCGAGAAGGGCTACGACGCGAACGCCTCGTCCGGCTCGAACCTCGGCCCGTCGAACCCCGACCTGACGAAGGCCGTCGAGGAGCGCCGCGCCGCGCTGGCGAAGGCCGACGGGGTGTCCGCCGCGGACGTCCCCGCCGACGCGGTCACGGCGTCCGGCTCCGGGCTCGACCCCGACATCAGCCCGGAGTACGCGCTCCAGCAGGTGTCCCGGGTGGCCTCGGCCCGCGGCCTGTCCGCCGACGCCGTCCGCAAGCTCGTCGACGACCACACCGAGTCCCGGCAGCTCGGGTTCCTCGGCGAGCCCGTCGTCAACGTGCTCGAGCTGAACCTGGCGCTCGCCGCGACGCGCTGA
- a CDS encoding alpha/beta hydrolase, with protein MHRARRWTAWTLAVVVLLAVVFLVYANTVMQGTRSAALQVWRDDRVAVRDVGDAVLMTPTGTADGTGIVFIPGAKVDPYAYMATFRQVVAAGTTVVITKPTLNLAFFDTRPLATFEAHAPRVTTWAVGGHSLGGVRACQLAQDADGLLLLGSYCANDIARSYIDVLSVSGSRDGLSTPDKVAAARDQLPTTARMVEVQGANHADFGAYGDQPGDRPATISRAEARTQISAAIEDWVGTLHGRTLR; from the coding sequence GTGCACCGTGCCCGCAGGTGGACCGCCTGGACCCTGGCCGTCGTCGTGCTGCTCGCGGTGGTGTTCCTCGTGTACGCGAACACCGTCATGCAGGGCACCCGGAGCGCTGCGCTGCAGGTGTGGCGCGACGACCGCGTGGCGGTCCGTGACGTCGGCGACGCCGTGCTGATGACCCCGACCGGCACCGCGGACGGGACCGGCATCGTGTTCATCCCCGGCGCGAAGGTCGATCCGTACGCGTACATGGCGACGTTCCGGCAGGTCGTCGCCGCGGGGACGACGGTCGTCATCACGAAGCCGACGCTGAACCTGGCGTTCTTCGACACCCGCCCGCTCGCGACGTTCGAGGCGCACGCCCCGCGCGTCACGACGTGGGCCGTCGGCGGGCACTCCCTCGGCGGTGTCCGTGCGTGCCAGCTCGCGCAGGACGCCGACGGGCTGCTGCTCCTCGGCAGCTACTGCGCGAACGACATCGCCCGCTCGTACATCGACGTCCTCAGCGTCTCCGGGTCGCGGGACGGGCTGTCGACGCCGGACAAGGTCGCCGCTGCGCGCGACCAGCTGCCCACCACCGCGCGGATGGTCGAGGTCCAGGGCGCGAACCACGCCGACTTCGGCGCCTACGGCGACCAGCCCGGCGACCGGCCGGCGACGATCTCGCGTGCCGAGGCGCGTACCCAGATCAGCGCGGCGATCGAGGACTGGGTGGGCACCCTGCACGGACGCACCCTGCGCTGA
- a CDS encoding GNAT family N-acetyltransferase, translating to MTIALRRVTADDWATWRPVRLAALTDAPEAFGSRLADWQDAPEARWRGRLSLPGAVDLLAIEHDRSPEQAPQRTPDPSPGRPVGMATGVPSAEDPAVAELTSMWVAPEARGHGIARRLIDAVARAMAEHGAARLELSVMPDNHRARRTYERAGFTLTDAPSDELPDGRHELVMVRELAAERTLIAYERGADRYAERTDDHRAGLVDDLLALVPTGSQVLELGSGPGRDADALEAAGLSVDRTDGAAAFVDRLRAAGHDARLLDVRDDDGPRDAGGCPTPWGGPYDAVFANAVLLHVDRDDTRPVLDRARRAVRPGGVLAATVKRGDGDGWSDRKLDDPRWFTYWTEDALAAVVTAAGWCGVTVRETTRPGADERWLTVTAHRPEED from the coding sequence GTGACGATCGCGCTCCGCCGGGTGACGGCCGACGACTGGGCCACGTGGCGCCCCGTCCGGCTCGCCGCCCTCACCGACGCCCCGGAGGCCTTCGGCTCCCGGCTCGCCGACTGGCAGGACGCCCCCGAGGCCCGCTGGCGCGGCCGACTGTCGCTGCCGGGCGCGGTCGACCTGCTCGCGATCGAGCACGACCGGTCACCCGAGCAGGCACCGCAGCGCACGCCCGACCCTTCGCCCGGCCGCCCCGTCGGCATGGCGACCGGCGTCCCGTCCGCAGAGGACCCCGCGGTCGCCGAACTCACCTCGATGTGGGTCGCCCCGGAGGCCCGCGGCCACGGCATCGCCCGTCGGCTCATCGACGCCGTCGCCCGAGCGATGGCCGAGCACGGTGCCGCTCGCCTCGAGCTCTCCGTGATGCCCGACAACCACCGCGCCCGACGGACCTACGAGCGCGCCGGCTTCACGCTGACCGATGCTCCGAGCGACGAACTCCCGGACGGACGGCACGAGCTCGTGATGGTCCGCGAGCTCGCAGCCGAGCGCACCCTGATCGCCTACGAACGCGGAGCCGATCGCTACGCCGAGCGCACCGACGACCACCGCGCGGGCCTCGTCGACGACCTGCTGGCCCTGGTCCCCACGGGGTCGCAGGTGCTCGAGCTCGGGTCCGGCCCGGGTCGGGACGCGGACGCCCTCGAGGCCGCAGGTCTCAGCGTCGACCGCACCGACGGCGCCGCCGCCTTCGTCGACCGTCTCCGGGCGGCCGGACACGACGCGCGCCTGCTCGACGTCCGAGACGACGACGGCCCTCGCGACGCGGGCGGGTGCCCGACGCCCTGGGGCGGCCCGTACGACGCCGTGTTCGCGAACGCCGTCCTGCTGCACGTGGACCGGGACGACACCCGCCCCGTGCTCGACCGCGCCCGCCGCGCGGTCCGCCCCGGTGGCGTCCTCGCCGCCACGGTCAAGCGCGGCGACGGCGACGGGTGGAGCGACCGCAAGCTCGACGATCCCCGCTGGTTCACCTACTGGACCGAGGACGCCCTCGCCGCCGTGGTCACCGCCGCCGGTTGGTGCGGGGTCACCGTCCGCGAGACCACCCGTCCCGGCGCCGACGAGCGCTGGCTGACCGTCACGGCCCACCGGCCGGAGGAGGACTGA
- a CDS encoding response regulator produces the protein MSTKVLIADDDAQLVRALSVTLAARGYEVATARDGRAAIDAVITERPDIVMLDLGMPRLDGIGVLEGIRAWSQVPVLVLSGRTDSSDKVDALDAGADDYVTKPFQMDELLARLRALGRRQATAAATAGATPTVVIGELVVDLVAKQVTPPSGPAIRLTPTEWRLLEVLVTNPGRLMTREMLLTEVWGPTHGNDSGYLRLYMAQLRRKLEPEPSHPRYLVTESGMGYRFAPNGGGGLPS, from the coding sequence GTGAGCACCAAGGTCCTCATCGCGGACGACGACGCGCAGCTCGTCCGTGCGCTCTCCGTGACGCTCGCCGCCCGCGGGTACGAGGTCGCGACCGCCCGCGACGGCCGTGCCGCGATCGACGCCGTGATCACCGAGCGCCCGGACATCGTGATGCTCGACCTCGGCATGCCGCGGCTCGACGGCATCGGCGTGCTCGAGGGCATCCGCGCCTGGTCCCAGGTGCCCGTCCTCGTGCTCTCCGGGCGGACGGACTCGTCCGACAAGGTCGACGCACTCGACGCCGGCGCCGACGACTACGTGACGAAGCCCTTCCAGATGGACGAGCTGCTCGCCCGCCTCCGGGCCCTCGGCCGCCGGCAGGCCACCGCCGCGGCGACCGCCGGTGCGACCCCGACCGTGGTGATCGGGGAGCTCGTGGTGGACCTCGTCGCGAAGCAGGTCACCCCGCCATCCGGCCCAGCGATCCGGCTGACGCCGACCGAGTGGCGGCTCCTCGAGGTGCTCGTGACGAACCCCGGGCGGCTCATGACCCGCGAGATGCTCCTGACCGAGGTGTGGGGTCCGACGCACGGGAACGACTCCGGGTACCTGCGCCTCTACATGGCGCAGCTGCGGCGGAAGCTCGAGCCGGAGCCGTCGCACCCGCGGTACCTGGTGACGGAGTCGGGGATGGGGTACCGGTTCGCGCCGAACGGAGGTGGGGGCCTTCCGTCCTGA
- a CDS encoding HAD family hydrolase, whose product MTTPDRRTPARLADTRALLFDLDGVLTPTADVHMRAWSRLFTPYLAAHGVAAYTEQDYFDSIDGKPRYDGVRSLLASRGIELPEGTPDDAPDADTVCGLGNRKNAEFTAELTEHGVEPYPGSLRFLTAAIDAGVQVAVVSSSANATQVLRTAGILDRFPVVVDGLVARQDDLAGKPAPDTYLDAAERLGRTAAECVVVEDATSGVEAGRNGAFGLVVGVDRGAGADALRAHGADVVVSDLDELVDQLPA is encoded by the coding sequence ATGACGACGCCGGACCGGCGCACCCCCGCGCGACTCGCCGACACGCGAGCGCTCCTGTTCGACCTCGACGGCGTCCTCACGCCGACGGCCGATGTGCACATGCGCGCCTGGAGCCGGCTGTTCACCCCGTACCTGGCCGCACACGGCGTCGCGGCGTACACCGAGCAGGACTACTTCGACTCGATCGACGGCAAGCCCCGCTACGACGGGGTCCGCTCGTTGCTCGCCTCGCGAGGGATCGAGCTGCCCGAGGGCACCCCGGACGACGCCCCCGACGCCGACACGGTGTGCGGGCTCGGCAACCGCAAGAACGCCGAGTTCACCGCCGAGCTGACCGAGCACGGCGTCGAGCCGTACCCGGGCTCCCTGCGCTTCCTGACCGCCGCGATCGACGCCGGGGTGCAGGTCGCCGTGGTGTCGAGTTCCGCGAACGCCACCCAGGTGCTCCGCACGGCGGGCATCCTCGACCGCTTCCCGGTCGTCGTCGACGGGCTCGTCGCGCGGCAGGACGACCTCGCCGGCAAGCCCGCGCCGGACACGTACCTCGACGCCGCGGAGCGCCTCGGACGGACCGCCGCCGAGTGCGTCGTGGTCGAGGACGCCACGAGCGGCGTCGAAGCCGGCCGGAACGGTGCCTTCGGCCTGGTCGTCGGCGTCGACCGCGGCGCCGGTGCGGATGCCCTCCGCGCGCACGGTGCCGACGTCGTCGTCAGCGACCTCGACGAGCTCGTCGACCAGCTCCCCGCCTGA
- a CDS encoding GNAT family N-acetyltransferase, whose product MGAFRPELRPTRVGAADVPDLHAFLTACDLMVAGLAEPAVRLWVVRDAAGSVIASTGSETGSNGRHVLLRSVAVGPALRGAGTGTALARFVMTAAAAAGARRAWLFSRRSGPFWQGLGFAPADREELATVLAGATQVELFRASGQLGREVAWSRPLGRREVFRCSSCPAGVVS is encoded by the coding sequence GTGGGGGCCTTCCGTCCTGAACTGCGCCCGACGCGCGTCGGCGCCGCCGACGTCCCGGACCTCCACGCCTTCCTGACCGCGTGCGACCTGATGGTCGCCGGGCTCGCCGAACCAGCGGTCCGCCTGTGGGTGGTCCGGGACGCGGCCGGCTCCGTCATCGCCTCCACCGGGTCCGAGACGGGGTCGAACGGGAGGCACGTCCTCCTCCGCAGCGTCGCCGTCGGTCCGGCGCTCCGCGGCGCCGGAACGGGGACGGCGCTGGCGCGGTTCGTGATGACGGCCGCGGCGGCAGCGGGCGCGCGGCGTGCGTGGCTGTTCAGCCGCCGGTCCGGCCCGTTCTGGCAGGGGCTCGGGTTCGCGCCCGCCGACCGCGAGGAGCTCGCCACCGTGCTCGCGGGTGCGACCCAGGTCGAGCTGTTCCGTGCGAGCGGACAGCTCGGGCGCGAGGTGGCGTGGAGTCGCCCGCTGGGGCGGCGGGAGGTCTTTCGGTGCAGCTCGTGCCCGGCCGGAGTCGTGTCTTGA